In Candidatus Kaelpia imicola, the DNA window GATAATCTTCTGAACCAAGCTATGAATTTTCCTGAAGAATTTCCTCATTTAAAAAAGAGCATATATGAAAGGAACTACAGCCGATGATTGTGCCAACCAGATAAACAACCCGAGCAATAAAAATATTACTACAATTGGAGTCATCCACCAGAGCTTATTTGCCCAGAGAAAAGAGAAAAGCTCGCCAACTATTTTGAATTTAGAAGTTACTTTTTTAAGTTTTTTCATGTTATAAATTATATCAATTAACCAAGTAAAAATGAAAGTTTTAATTGTCTTGTCTAATTACAGATTTTCAGATTGATACACAAATAGCATAAATATATAGTTGGTATCAATAAAGAAACTTTTGAGAAAAAACTATAAATTATGGAATTTGTCTATTAATTGTTAGGCTAAAATAAAAAAGGAGGGGTTATGAAGAGGATAGTAACTTTCATATTAGTTGTAATTATTACTTGTACTGTTGCGAATATCTCGTTTGCAAAAGAACCTAGCGAATTTATTGAGGAGTTCTTTGTCCAAGTCAAAGCAGGAGAAATAGAAGAAGCCTATGATAATCTTTTCGCAGGTTCTGGAATCCCAAAGATGAAGCCACAGGCTGTAGAGATGATCAAAATGCAAACAGCAAGCGGTTTACCGATGTATGGAAAAATCATAGAATTTGAAAAGGTAAGAGAAGAAAAATTTGGAACATCAATTGTCAGATTCGTTTACATCCTAAAAAGCGAAAAAACACCGCTGATTTGGGAATTCTACTTTTACAAACCTACATCAAATTGGTTTCTAGCGAACATTTTATTCAACGATCAATTTCAACTTCTAGATAGTAAAAAATGATGAATAATTTTGCCTAACAAAGCAATGCAGCCGACCTTGTTTCGCTGCAGTATCTTAGTTTAGATATGAGGATATTTCTATTCTGCCTTAATATTAAGCAGAAAAAAGTTGACAGTCAATAATGATATGCTATGATTTATGAGTCGTAAGGACAAAGGTGTCCGCTAGAGATAGTGGATGCCTTTTTTTATTTTAAACTAAAAATGAAGATATTAGCTAAAGAGGTATTATCGGATTTTGAAGGTGCACGTATTACGCGTATTGAAGTCAAGGCGGTTGATTTAGCTCAGAAAGCTTTGGCCGGAAACTTTGTTATTTTGATGGTCAAGGAAGAGGGTGAGAGAATACCTCTAACTATTGTAAGTGCTGATAGAGAGTGCGGTACTATTACACTTATATTCCAGGAGATAGGATTCTCGACCAAGCTGCTTGGTAAGCTCAAAGTAAGCGACTCTTTATATTCTATAATGGGTCCTTTAGGTCATGCGACTGAGATCAAAAATTACGGTTCCGTTGTATTGGTTGCAGGAGGGGTTGGAATTGCTGAGATTTATCCGGTTGCAAAAACACTTAAAGAGGCAGGAAATAAGATTAAGGTGATCATGGGTGCTCGTACTAAAGAGTTACTTATATTGGAAAACGAGCTTAAAGAGGTATCAGATGAACTTTTTGTAACTACTGATGATGGAAGTTATGGTATTAAAGGTTTTACAACAAACGTGCTTAAAGAGATTTTAGATAAAGAGAGAATTGATATAATTTATGCAGTGGGTCCTATTCCAATGATGGAGGAGGTAGCGGATCTTACAAGGGGTTATGGAGTTAAGACCTTGGTGTCGTTGAACTCTTTAATGGTGGATGCGTCTGGTATGTGCGGGTGTTGCCGGGTAAATATAAATGGAGAGACAAAGTTTGCCTGTGTGGACGGCCCTGAATTTGATGCTCATAGTGTTGATTGGGATACCTTAAAGAAAAGGAATAGTGTTTACGTGGATAAAGAGAGACATATCTGTAACTTAAATAAATTATGAAAGAAGCTGTAAGAGCAAAAGAGTTGGACCAAAAAGAGAGAATAGGTAATTTCGATGAGGTTATTCAGGGCTATACCGAAGACCAGGCTGTAGAAGAAGCCTCTAGATGTCTTCAGTGCAAGAATCCAGTTTGCGTAGAAGGTTGTCCTGTTGGAATAGATATTAAAACATTTATCAAGCAGGTTCAGGATAGAGACTATAAAGGGGCTTATCTTACAATAAGAGAGAAGAATAATTTTCCCTCTATCTGCGGCAGGGTATGTCCTGCAGAATACCAGTGCAGTAAAACCTGCGTCTTGACTAAGAAAGATGAACCTTTTGCGTCAGAAAATGCAATAAATATTCATTTCTTGGAGCGGTTTATAGGTGATTATGGAGCCAGGGAAAGCATAACTTCAGGTAGTAAAGATAAGAGACTCACTATGTATAAGGTAGCAGTTGTTGGTTCAGGCCCGGCTGGGATATGTTGCG includes these proteins:
- a CDS encoding DUF5989 family protein encodes the protein MKKLKKVTSKFKIVGELFSFLWANKLWWMTPIVVIFLLLGLFIWLAQSSAVVPFIYALF
- a CDS encoding sulfide/dihydroorotate dehydrogenase-like FAD/NAD-binding protein; amino-acid sequence: MKILAKEVLSDFEGARITRIEVKAVDLAQKALAGNFVILMVKEEGERIPLTIVSADRECGTITLIFQEIGFSTKLLGKLKVSDSLYSIMGPLGHATEIKNYGSVVLVAGGVGIAEIYPVAKTLKEAGNKIKVIMGARTKELLILENELKEVSDELFVTTDDGSYGIKGFTTNVLKEILDKERIDIIYAVGPIPMMEEVADLTRGYGVKTLVSLNSLMVDASGMCGCCRVNINGETKFACVDGPEFDAHSVDWDTLKKRNSVYVDKERHICNLNKL